GCGCTTCCACGAAATAGGACCCGGCAAAGGGGTCCACCGTATCGGCCGCCCCGGTCTCGTGGGCGATGACCTGCTGCGTCCTCAGGGCCAGGGTCGCCGCCGATTCGGAGGGCAGGGCGAGCGCTTCGTCGAGACTGTTGGTATGGAGGGACTGCGTGCCGCCGCACACCGCCGCCAGGGCCTGCAGCGCCACCCGCACGACGTTGTTCTCCGGCTGCTGCGCGGTCAGCGTCGAACCGCCGGTCTGGGTGTGGAACCTGAGCTGCCAGGACCGGGGGTTCTTCGCCCCCACCCTTTCCCGCATGAGCCGGGCCCAGAGCCGCCGGGCCGCGCGGAACTTGGCCACCTCTTCGAAGAACTGGTTGTGGGCGTTGAAGAAGAAGGAGAGCTGGGGCGCGAAGGCGTCCACGTCCATCCCGGCGTCCGTGACCGCCTTCACGTACCCCAGCCCGTTGGCGAGGGTGAAGGCGACCTCCTGCACGGCCGTGGCGCCCGCTTCCCGAATGTGGTATCCGCTGATGCTGATGGGGTTCCATTTCGGCATGCTGCCGGCGCAGAACCGGATCAGGTCGGTGGCCAGGCGCAGGGAGGGACCGGGCGGGTAGATGAAGGTGCCCCGCGCGATGTACTCTTTGAGGATGTCGTTCTGGACTGTGCCCGCGAGCCGCTCCAGCGGTACGCCGCGCTCCTCGGCCACCGCCGCGTAGAGCGCCACGAGCACCGTGGCCGTGGCGTTGATGGTGAGTGAAGTGCTGACGGACTCCTGCGGGATTTCATCAAAGAGGGTCCGCATGTCGTCGATCGTGGAGATCGCCACGCCCGTGCGGCCCACTTCGCCCGCCACCAGGGGATGATCGGAATCATAGCCGATCTGGGTGGGCAGGTCGAAGGCCACGGAAAGTCCGGTCTGCCCCTGGGACAGGAGGTAACGGTACCGGGCATTGGTCTCTTCGGCCGATCCGAATCCCGCGTATTGCCGCATCGTCCAGAGCCGGCCGCGGTACATGGTCGGGCGGATGCCCCGCGTAAAGGGAAACTCCCCCGGCATACCAATATCGGCGTCCGGATCGATGTCCGCCGTGTCCTCGGGCGTGTACAGCCGCTTCACGGGAATGCCGGAGCCGGTTTCGAAACGGTCGCGGCGTTCGGGCAGCCGCTCCAGCGCCGGCTTCAGCTTCTGTTCTTCCCATGCTTTCCGGGCCGTTTCCAGGGCTTCCTTGCCAGCATCCATGTCCGGTGAGTCCGCGTTGCAGACGGGTAGAAGGGTGGCTGAATGGACCCTGAAAACTACACCGGAATCACCCGG
This genomic stretch from Gemmatimonadota bacterium harbors:
- a CDS encoding methylmalonyl-CoA mutase, yielding MDAGKEALETARKAWEEQKLKPALERLPERRDRFETGSGIPVKRLYTPEDTADIDPDADIGMPGEFPFTRGIRPTMYRGRLWTMRQYAGFGSAEETNARYRYLLSQGQTGLSVAFDLPTQIGYDSDHPLVAGEVGRTGVAISTIDDMRTLFDEIPQESVSTSLTINATATVLVALYAAVAEERGVPLERLAGTVQNDILKEYIARGTFIYPPGPSLRLATDLIRFCAGSMPKWNPISISGYHIREAGATAVQEVAFTLANGLGYVKAVTDAGMDVDAFAPQLSFFFNAHNQFFEEVAKFRAARRLWARLMRERVGAKNPRSWQLRFHTQTGGSTLTAQQPENNVVRVALQALAAVCGGTQSLHTNSLDEALALPSESAATLALRTQQVIAHETGAADTVDPFAGSYFVEALTGEIEEAARAHLERIDGYGGALGAIEAGYPQEEISRSAYACQMAVEQEEQVIVGVNRFTGDDEEGPAPFPVDPAIEARQVERVRVFRKARDGRAATRALEELESAARTQDNLMPLIIDAVRGRATLGEICDTLRGVFGEYRRPERF